A single window of Candidatus Omnitrophota bacterium DNA harbors:
- a CDS encoding diaminopimelate epimerase: protein MLYHFSKYHGLGNDYLVIDPNRVGANLTQERIRLICDRNYGVGSDGILYGPHFRDGRVELQIFNPDGSEAEKSGNGLRIFARYLADEGYVKDEHFEIVTMGGNVPVDILDKQNSLIKVGMGKASFMSSEIPVTGEAREVIAESLQVGGAAYEATCVTVGNPHCVIPMQEISEAAARALGPAVENHAQFPNRINMQLLKVLDRQNIEIQIWERGAGYTLASGSSSCAAASAARKLGWVDSEITVHMPGGQLRIGISEDWELTLTGPVAGVFRGVFDFELKQTLF from the coding sequence ATGCTCTATCACTTTTCCAAATATCATGGCCTGGGCAATGACTACCTGGTGATCGATCCCAACCGCGTGGGCGCAAACCTCACTCAGGAGCGTATCCGTCTGATCTGTGACCGTAACTATGGGGTGGGCTCGGACGGCATTCTTTACGGTCCGCATTTTCGAGACGGCCGGGTCGAACTGCAAATCTTTAACCCGGACGGGAGTGAGGCGGAGAAGAGCGGGAACGGCCTGCGCATCTTTGCCAGGTACCTGGCGGACGAGGGTTATGTGAAGGACGAGCATTTTGAAATTGTCACCATGGGCGGGAACGTCCCGGTGGATATTCTCGACAAGCAGAACTCACTTATCAAGGTGGGAATGGGCAAGGCGAGCTTCATGAGTTCCGAAATCCCCGTAACCGGAGAGGCCCGGGAGGTGATCGCCGAGTCCTTGCAGGTGGGGGGCGCAGCCTACGAAGCGACCTGCGTGACGGTGGGCAACCCGCACTGCGTGATTCCCATGCAGGAGATTTCCGAAGCGGCAGCCCGGGCGTTGGGACCGGCTGTGGAGAACCATGCTCAGTTTCCCAACCGCATCAACATGCAGCTCCTGAAAGTCCTGGACCGGCAGAATATCGAAATCCAAATTTGGGAGAGAGGAGCAGGGTATACCTTGGCTTCAGGCAGCAGCAGTTGTGCGGCAGCCAGCGCAGCGCGCAAGCTGGGCTGGGTAGATTCCGAGATCACCGTGCACATGCCCGGCGGCCAACTGCGGATCGGGATTTCAGAGGATTGGGAATTGACCCTGACCGGTCCGGTGGCCGGCGTGTTCCGCGGTGTATTTGATTTCGAACTCAAGCAAACTCTCTTTTGA
- a CDS encoding 6-carboxytetrahydropterin synthase — translation MNTRYYVTVEARFESAHNLREYYGEPEPLHGHSWKAEAKLTATQLDHEDISADYVRVKKALDALAAQLDHRYINEIPPFDRVNPTSENIARWFYEGMNKPEILGELALLESVTIWEGPANSITFQPVSSPNPALS, via the coding sequence ATGAATACACGATATTACGTTACAGTCGAAGCCCGATTCGAGTCCGCGCATAACTTGCGCGAGTACTATGGCGAGCCCGAGCCTCTGCACGGCCACTCCTGGAAAGCCGAGGCTAAATTGACGGCCACGCAATTGGACCACGAGGATATTAGCGCCGACTATGTTCGGGTGAAAAAGGCCTTGGATGCCTTGGCGGCTCAACTGGACCACCGTTACATCAATGAAATCCCTCCCTTTGACCGGGTCAATCCGACCTCCGAGAATATCGCGCGTTGGTTTTACGAAGGCATGAACAAGCCCGAGATTTTGGGTGAGCTCGCTTTGCTCGAGTCGGTGACAATCTGGGAAGGCCCGGCCAACTCCATTACCTTTCAGCCTGTGTCTTCCCCCAACCCCGCCCTTTCCTGA